One Engystomops pustulosus chromosome 11, aEngPut4.maternal, whole genome shotgun sequence DNA window includes the following coding sequences:
- the CNPY3 gene encoding protein canopy homolog 3 isoform X1, with protein MPGVAMWFQIVVLLGISLAEAADNEWVHLPNKCEVCKYVAVELKSSFDETSRTREVIDTRYGFLDGDKKPNKIKYTNSDIRLIEVTEGLCQRLLDYNLHKERTGSNRFAKGMSETFQTLHHLVHKGVKVVMDIPYELWNETSAEVADMKKQCDVMIEEYEDVIEDWYRHHQQEDLTDFLCAKHVLKGNDQSCLSEKWAGKKGDLGPSSAKKKPKKGEKKKSKKGAKDPSGKRNNGATPGKLEALETQMPQSRPSDEL; from the exons GTGTCGCCATGTGGTTCCAGATTGTCGTTCTGCTTGGCATCAGCCTGGCAGAGGCTGCGGACAATGAGTGGGTGCATCTTCCCAATAAATGTGAAG TCTGTAAGTACGTGGCAGTGGAGCTGAAATCCTCATTTGATGAGACTTCTCGGACACGTGAAGTCATCGATACCCGCTACGGCTTTCTAGACGGTGACAAAAAGCCAAACAAGATCAAGTACACAAACTC GGATATCCGGCTGATAGAAGTGACAGAAGGCCTCTGCCAGAGACTGCTGGACTACAACCTGCACAAGGAACGCACCGGCAGCAATCGCTTTGCCAAG GGCATGTCCGAGACCTTCCAGACTCTGCATCATCTGGTGCACAAGGGCGTGAAAGTCGTCATGGACATCCCGTACGAGCTGTGGAATGAGACGTCTGCTGAGGTGGCGGATATGAAGAAGCAG TGTGATGTCATGATTGAGGAGTATGAAGATGTCATTGAGGATTGGTATCGGCATCACCAGCAAGAAGACCTTACTGACTTCCTATGTGCGAAACACGTGCTGAAGGGGAACGATCAAA GCTGCCTCTCTGAGAAGTGGGCTGGTAAGAAAGGAGACCTCGGCCCCTCGTCTGCGAAGAAGAAACCCAAGAAAGGTGAGAAGAAGAAATCCAAGAAGGGAGCCAAAGACCCGAGTGGTAAGCGCAATAATGGAGCGACGCCCGGGAAACTGGAAGCTCTGGAGACACAGATGCCTCAAAGCAGACCTAGTGACGAACTCTGA
- the CNPY3 gene encoding protein canopy homolog 3 isoform X2, giving the protein MWFQIVVLLGISLAEAADNEWVHLPNKCEVCKYVAVELKSSFDETSRTREVIDTRYGFLDGDKKPNKIKYTNSDIRLIEVTEGLCQRLLDYNLHKERTGSNRFAKGMSETFQTLHHLVHKGVKVVMDIPYELWNETSAEVADMKKQCDVMIEEYEDVIEDWYRHHQQEDLTDFLCAKHVLKGNDQSCLSEKWAGKKGDLGPSSAKKKPKKGEKKKSKKGAKDPSGKRNNGATPGKLEALETQMPQSRPSDEL; this is encoded by the exons ATGTGGTTCCAGATTGTCGTTCTGCTTGGCATCAGCCTGGCAGAGGCTGCGGACAATGAGTGGGTGCATCTTCCCAATAAATGTGAAG TCTGTAAGTACGTGGCAGTGGAGCTGAAATCCTCATTTGATGAGACTTCTCGGACACGTGAAGTCATCGATACCCGCTACGGCTTTCTAGACGGTGACAAAAAGCCAAACAAGATCAAGTACACAAACTC GGATATCCGGCTGATAGAAGTGACAGAAGGCCTCTGCCAGAGACTGCTGGACTACAACCTGCACAAGGAACGCACCGGCAGCAATCGCTTTGCCAAG GGCATGTCCGAGACCTTCCAGACTCTGCATCATCTGGTGCACAAGGGCGTGAAAGTCGTCATGGACATCCCGTACGAGCTGTGGAATGAGACGTCTGCTGAGGTGGCGGATATGAAGAAGCAG TGTGATGTCATGATTGAGGAGTATGAAGATGTCATTGAGGATTGGTATCGGCATCACCAGCAAGAAGACCTTACTGACTTCCTATGTGCGAAACACGTGCTGAAGGGGAACGATCAAA GCTGCCTCTCTGAGAAGTGGGCTGGTAAGAAAGGAGACCTCGGCCCCTCGTCTGCGAAGAAGAAACCCAAGAAAGGTGAGAAGAAGAAATCCAAGAAGGGAGCCAAAGACCCGAGTGGTAAGCGCAATAATGGAGCGACGCCCGGGAAACTGGAAGCTCTGGAGACACAGATGCCTCAAAGCAGACCTAGTGACGAACTCTGA